Proteins encoded together in one Falco biarmicus isolate bFalBia1 chromosome 4, bFalBia1.pri, whole genome shotgun sequence window:
- the IFRD2 gene encoding interferon-related developmental regulator 2 isoform X3 has protein sequence MPRSRRAARRGPGSARAGSPASEEEAGSEVLSHCSSASEGASPAEEAAAGSEVLGEQGQEEVAEDRLKEHMDNLLDKSAKTRQAALQSLHLALSSRILSEFLLERRLMLTDSLEKCLKKGKGEEQALAGTVLTLLCLQMGSGSEGEEVFCSLKPLLVSVLTDSMASPGARQSCATALGMCCYIAAADLEDLVSCLSCLEGIFSPLSAGEGGSVPAQHGPLHCSALQSWSLLLTICPPSHIKSILDNCWLKLPPLLSSSSVALRILAGETIALVFELAQDVEEDLCHRDTEFLRAQLKVLATESNKYRAKTDRRKQRSIFRDILRFIESGEYQEETIRFGLECMCLDSWARQRTYQAFKENNELLREIFSLGPPLVLDAATLKASKVSRFEKHLYNSAAFKARTKARSRVRDKRADVL, from the exons ATGCCGCGCTCCCGCCGAGCCGCGCGCC GTggccccggcagcgcccgggCAGGCTCGCCCGCCAGTGAGGAGGAGGCCGGCAGCGAGGTGCTGAGCCACTGCAGCAGCGCCAGCGAGGGGGCCAGCCCTGCCGAGGAGGCTGCAG cagggaGTGAGGTGTTGGGTGAGCAAGGCCAGGAGGAGGTTGCAGAGGACAGGCTGAAGGAGCACATGGACAACCTCCTGGACAAGAG CGCCAAGACACGACAGGCGGCACTGCAGAGCCTCCACCTGGCCTTGTCCTCCAGAATCCTCTCTGAGTTCCTGCTGGAGCGCCGCCTCATGCTCACTGACTCCCTGGAGAAGTGTCTCAAGAAAG GTAAAGGGGAGGAACAGGCGCTGGCAGGCACAGTCCTCaccctcctctgcctccagaTGGGCTCTGGCTCGGAGGGTGAAGAGGTTTTTTGCAGCCTGAAGCCCCTGCTTGTCAGTGTCCTGACAGACAGCATGGCCAGCCCCGGCGCCCGGCAGAGC TGTGCCACAGCGCTGGGCATGTGTTGCTACATTGCAGCTGCTGACCTTGAG GACCTGGTCTCATGCCTGTCCTGCTTGGAGGGCATCTTCAGCCCCCTCAGTGCAGGTGAGGGGGGCTCGGTGCCTGCTCAGCATGGCCCTCTGCACTGCAGTGCGCTCCAATCATGGTCCCTGCTCCTCACCATCTGCCCTCCCTCCCATATTAAGAGCATCTTGGACAA TTGCTGGCTGAAGCTGCCCCCGCTGCTGTCCAGCAGCAGTGTTGCGCTGCGCATCCTGGCTGGGGAAACCATTGCGCTGGTCTTCGAGCTGGCCCAGGATGTGGAG gaggACTTGTGCCACCGAGATACAGAGTTCCTGCGTGCCCAGCTCAAGGTCCTGGCTACTGAGAGCAACAAGTACCGAGCCAAGACGGACCGACGGAAGCAGCGGTCCATCTTCCGGGACATCCTGCGCTTCATCGAG AGCGGGGAGTACCAGGAGGAGACCATCCGATTTGGCCTGGAGTGCATGTGCCTGGACAGCTGGGCACGCCAGCGGACCTACCAAGCCTTTAAAGAG AACAATGAGCTGCTACGGGAGATCTTCAGCCTCGGGCCTCCCTTGGTGCTGGATGCAGCCACTCTGAAAGCCAGCAAGGTGTCTCGCTTTGAGAAG cacctCTACAATTCAGCTGCCTTCAAAGCCCGTACGAAAGCCCGGAGCCGGGTGCGGGACAAGCGGGCAGATGTGCTGTGA
- the IFRD2 gene encoding interferon-related developmental regulator 2 isoform X1, whose translation MPRSRRAARRGPGSARAGSPASEEEAGSEVLSHCSSASEGASPAEEAAAGSEVLGEQGQEEVAEDRLKEHMDNLLDKSAKTRQAALQSLHLALSSRILSEFLLERRLMLTDSLEKCLKKGKGEEQALAGTVLTLLCLQMGSGSEGEEVFCSLKPLLVSVLTDSMASPGARQSCATALGMCCYIAAADLEDLVSCLSCLEGIFSPLSAGEGGSVPAQHGPLHCSALQSWSLLLTICPPSHIKSILDNCWLKLPPLLSSSSVALRILAGETIALVFELAQDVEEDLCHRDTEFLRAQLKVLATESNKYRAKTDRRKQRSIFRDILRFIESGEYQEETIRFGLECMCLDSWARQRTYQAFKEVLGSGIRHHLQNNELLREIFSLGPPLVLDAATLKASKVSRFEKHLYNSAAFKARTKARSRVRDKRADVL comes from the exons ATGCCGCGCTCCCGCCGAGCCGCGCGCC GTggccccggcagcgcccgggCAGGCTCGCCCGCCAGTGAGGAGGAGGCCGGCAGCGAGGTGCTGAGCCACTGCAGCAGCGCCAGCGAGGGGGCCAGCCCTGCCGAGGAGGCTGCAG cagggaGTGAGGTGTTGGGTGAGCAAGGCCAGGAGGAGGTTGCAGAGGACAGGCTGAAGGAGCACATGGACAACCTCCTGGACAAGAG CGCCAAGACACGACAGGCGGCACTGCAGAGCCTCCACCTGGCCTTGTCCTCCAGAATCCTCTCTGAGTTCCTGCTGGAGCGCCGCCTCATGCTCACTGACTCCCTGGAGAAGTGTCTCAAGAAAG GTAAAGGGGAGGAACAGGCGCTGGCAGGCACAGTCCTCaccctcctctgcctccagaTGGGCTCTGGCTCGGAGGGTGAAGAGGTTTTTTGCAGCCTGAAGCCCCTGCTTGTCAGTGTCCTGACAGACAGCATGGCCAGCCCCGGCGCCCGGCAGAGC TGTGCCACAGCGCTGGGCATGTGTTGCTACATTGCAGCTGCTGACCTTGAG GACCTGGTCTCATGCCTGTCCTGCTTGGAGGGCATCTTCAGCCCCCTCAGTGCAGGTGAGGGGGGCTCGGTGCCTGCTCAGCATGGCCCTCTGCACTGCAGTGCGCTCCAATCATGGTCCCTGCTCCTCACCATCTGCCCTCCCTCCCATATTAAGAGCATCTTGGACAA TTGCTGGCTGAAGCTGCCCCCGCTGCTGTCCAGCAGCAGTGTTGCGCTGCGCATCCTGGCTGGGGAAACCATTGCGCTGGTCTTCGAGCTGGCCCAGGATGTGGAG gaggACTTGTGCCACCGAGATACAGAGTTCCTGCGTGCCCAGCTCAAGGTCCTGGCTACTGAGAGCAACAAGTACCGAGCCAAGACGGACCGACGGAAGCAGCGGTCCATCTTCCGGGACATCCTGCGCTTCATCGAG AGCGGGGAGTACCAGGAGGAGACCATCCGATTTGGCCTGGAGTGCATGTGCCTGGACAGCTGGGCACGCCAGCGGACCTACCAAGCCTTTAAAGAGGTGCTGGGCTCTGGCATCCGCCACCACCTCCAG AACAATGAGCTGCTACGGGAGATCTTCAGCCTCGGGCCTCCCTTGGTGCTGGATGCAGCCACTCTGAAAGCCAGCAAGGTGTCTCGCTTTGAGAAG cacctCTACAATTCAGCTGCCTTCAAAGCCCGTACGAAAGCCCGGAGCCGGGTGCGGGACAAGCGGGCAGATGTGCTGTGA
- the IFRD2 gene encoding interferon-related developmental regulator 2 isoform X2: MPRSRRAARRGPGSARAGSPASEEEAGSEVLSHCSSASEGASPAEEAAGSEVLGEQGQEEVAEDRLKEHMDNLLDKSAKTRQAALQSLHLALSSRILSEFLLERRLMLTDSLEKCLKKGKGEEQALAGTVLTLLCLQMGSGSEGEEVFCSLKPLLVSVLTDSMASPGARQSCATALGMCCYIAAADLEDLVSCLSCLEGIFSPLSAGEGGSVPAQHGPLHCSALQSWSLLLTICPPSHIKSILDNCWLKLPPLLSSSSVALRILAGETIALVFELAQDVEEDLCHRDTEFLRAQLKVLATESNKYRAKTDRRKQRSIFRDILRFIESGEYQEETIRFGLECMCLDSWARQRTYQAFKEVLGSGIRHHLQNNELLREIFSLGPPLVLDAATLKASKVSRFEKHLYNSAAFKARTKARSRVRDKRADVL, translated from the exons ATGCCGCGCTCCCGCCGAGCCGCGCGCC GTggccccggcagcgcccgggCAGGCTCGCCCGCCAGTGAGGAGGAGGCCGGCAGCGAGGTGCTGAGCCACTGCAGCAGCGCCAGCGAGGGGGCCAGCCCTGCCGAGGAGGCTGCAG ggaGTGAGGTGTTGGGTGAGCAAGGCCAGGAGGAGGTTGCAGAGGACAGGCTGAAGGAGCACATGGACAACCTCCTGGACAAGAG CGCCAAGACACGACAGGCGGCACTGCAGAGCCTCCACCTGGCCTTGTCCTCCAGAATCCTCTCTGAGTTCCTGCTGGAGCGCCGCCTCATGCTCACTGACTCCCTGGAGAAGTGTCTCAAGAAAG GTAAAGGGGAGGAACAGGCGCTGGCAGGCACAGTCCTCaccctcctctgcctccagaTGGGCTCTGGCTCGGAGGGTGAAGAGGTTTTTTGCAGCCTGAAGCCCCTGCTTGTCAGTGTCCTGACAGACAGCATGGCCAGCCCCGGCGCCCGGCAGAGC TGTGCCACAGCGCTGGGCATGTGTTGCTACATTGCAGCTGCTGACCTTGAG GACCTGGTCTCATGCCTGTCCTGCTTGGAGGGCATCTTCAGCCCCCTCAGTGCAGGTGAGGGGGGCTCGGTGCCTGCTCAGCATGGCCCTCTGCACTGCAGTGCGCTCCAATCATGGTCCCTGCTCCTCACCATCTGCCCTCCCTCCCATATTAAGAGCATCTTGGACAA TTGCTGGCTGAAGCTGCCCCCGCTGCTGTCCAGCAGCAGTGTTGCGCTGCGCATCCTGGCTGGGGAAACCATTGCGCTGGTCTTCGAGCTGGCCCAGGATGTGGAG gaggACTTGTGCCACCGAGATACAGAGTTCCTGCGTGCCCAGCTCAAGGTCCTGGCTACTGAGAGCAACAAGTACCGAGCCAAGACGGACCGACGGAAGCAGCGGTCCATCTTCCGGGACATCCTGCGCTTCATCGAG AGCGGGGAGTACCAGGAGGAGACCATCCGATTTGGCCTGGAGTGCATGTGCCTGGACAGCTGGGCACGCCAGCGGACCTACCAAGCCTTTAAAGAGGTGCTGGGCTCTGGCATCCGCCACCACCTCCAG AACAATGAGCTGCTACGGGAGATCTTCAGCCTCGGGCCTCCCTTGGTGCTGGATGCAGCCACTCTGAAAGCCAGCAAGGTGTCTCGCTTTGAGAAG cacctCTACAATTCAGCTGCCTTCAAAGCCCGTACGAAAGCCCGGAGCCGGGTGCGGGACAAGCGGGCAGATGTGCTGTGA
- the LOC130148654 gene encoding LOW QUALITY PROTEIN: semaphorin-3B-like (The sequence of the model RefSeq protein was modified relative to this genomic sequence to represent the inferred CDS: inserted 2 bases in 1 codon) translates to MSRTLLLLLLLLRSTAAAGGHPPPAATPRLKLAFPELQARHGLRLFALERSCCYEALLLDEERGRLFAGAQNHLLSLALDDISQRDRKIYWPAPVEWREECNWAGKDITVECMNFVKILHPYNRTHLYACGTGAFHPVCAFVEAGQHAEEPVFKLDPRRTEDGKGKSPYDPRHTAASVLVGEELYSGVATDLMGRDFTIFRSLGRRPSIRTEQHDSRWLNEPKFVAVFWVPESEDPDDDKIYFFFRETAVERQQGLGKTSFARIGQICRNDMGGQRSLVNKWTTFLKARLVCAVPGPDGADTHFDELRDVFLLQTRDKRNPLVYAVFSTSSSVFQGSAVCVYTMADIRRAFLGPFAHKEGPNYQWVSYQGRVPYPRPGMCPSKTFGTFGSTKDFPDEVIQFARHHPLMYNPVLPHGQRPLFLQAAMPYTFTRIAVDHVTAADGHYDVLFIGTDVGTVLKVVSVPKESWHHMEPLLLEELQVFQDASPITSLQLSSKRQQLYVGSTTALAQLPLHRCGAYGKACAECCLARDPYCAWDGTACTRYVPNTKRRFRRQDVRNGDPNVLCSEDPRRGSVPQKQLYGVEGSTAFLECIPKSLQARVFWMYQRTPDDPQREVQMDERVVRTERGVLLRSVQRADAGLYLCHATEHGFTQPLLRLSLEVISARQAAGMAPDGDLQLIAGPAGRKVWYRDFLQLVERPPLGAADRVCQRLWSRRXDPPRPPRAQAGPPSRGQSEELRKARHRRTHEGPRAERGPRSASPW, encoded by the exons ATGAGCCGCacgctgctcctgctcctgctcctgctgcgcagcaccgccgccgccggcggTCACCCCCCGCCTGCTGCCACCCCCCGCCTCAAGCTGGCCTTCCCCG agctgcaggctcGCCACGGGCTGCGCCTCTTCGCGCTGGAGCGCTCATGCTGCTATGAGGCCCTGCTGCTGGACGAGGAGCGTGGCCGCCTCTTCGCTGGTGCCCAGAACCACCTCCTCTCCTTGGCCCTGGATGACATCAGCCAGAGGGACAGGAAG ATCTACTGGCCGGCGCCAGTGGAGTGGAGGGAAGAGTGCAACTGGGCAGGCAAGGACATCACT GTTGAGTGCATGAACTTTGTGAAGATCCTGCACCCCTACAACCGGACCCACCTGTATGCCTGTGGCACCGGTGCCTTCCATCCTGTTTGTGCCTTTGTGGAGGCTGGCCAGCACGCAGAG GAGCCCGTCTTCAAGCTGGACCCCCGGCGCACTGAGGATGGCAAGGGGAAGAGCCCGTATGACCCCCGGCATACAGCTGCCTCCGTCCTCGTGG GCGAGGAGCTCTACTCTGGGGTGGCCACCGATCTGATGGGCCGTGACTTTACCATCTTCCGCAGCCTGGGCCGGCGTCCCTCCATCCGCACTGAGCAGCATGACTCCCGCTGGCTCAACG AGCCCAAGTTCGTGGCCGTTTTTTGGGTGCCGGAGAGCGAGGACCCTGACGATGACAAGATCTACTTCTTCTTCCGTGAGACTGCGGTGGAgcggcagcaggggctgggcaagACCAGCTTTGCCCGCATTGGCCAGATCTGCCGG AATGATATGGGTGGGCAGCGCAGCCTGGTGAACAAGTGGACAACCTTCCTGAAGGCTCGGCTTGTCTGTGCTGTACCAGGACCTGACGGGGCAGACACCCACTTTGATGAGCTCC GGgatgttttcctgctgcagacaAGGGACAAGCGCAACCCCCTGGTCTACGCCGTCTTCTCCACCTCCAG CTCTGTTTTCCAGGGCTCTGCTGTCTGTGTTTACACCATGGCTGACATCCGCCGGGCTTTCCTGGGCCCCTTTGCTCACAAGGAAGGTCCCAACTACCAGTGGGTGTCGTACCAGGGGCGCGTGCCATACCCCCGCCCGGGCATG TGCCCCAGCAAAACCTTTGGCACCTTCGGCTCCACCAAGGACTTCCCAGACGAAGTGATCCAGTTCGCCCGGCACCACCCACTGATGTACAACCCAGTGCTGCCACATGGCCAGCGTCCCCTCTTCCTGCAAGCCGCCATGCCCTACACCTTCACCCGCATCGCCGTGGACCATGTCACCGCTGCTGATGGGCACTACGATGTCCTCTTCATCGGCACAG atgTGGGCACAGTGCTGAAGGTGGTCTCGGTGCCCAAGGAGAGCTGGCACCACATGGagccactgctgctggaggagctgcaaGTCTTCCAG GATGCCTCCCCCATCACCAGCTTGCAGCTCTCCTCCAAGCGG caaCAGCTCTATGTTGGCTCAACTACGGCGCTGGCCCAGCTGCCCCTGCACCGCTGTGGCGCCTATGGCAAAGCCTGCGCCGAGTGCTGCCTGGCCCGGGACCCGTACTGTGCCTGGGATGGCACTGCCTGCACCCGCTACGTGCCCAACACCAAGAG GCGTTTCCGCCGGCAGGATGTCCGCAACGGTGACCCCAATGTGCTCTGCTCCGAAG ACCCCCGCCGGGGCAGCGTACCCCAGAAGCAGCTCTATGGGGTGGAGGGCAGCACCGCCTTCCTGGAGTGCATCCCCAAATCCCTGCAAGCCCGTGTCTTCTGGATGTACCAGCGCACCCCAGATGACCCCCAGCGAGAG gtgcAGATGGATGAGCGGGTGGTGCGGACAGAGCGGGGTGTCCTGCTGCGCAGTGTGCAGCGTGCTGACGCCGGCCTCTACCTCTGCCACGCCACCGAGCATGGCTTCACCCAGCCCCTGCTGCGGCTCTCCCTGGAGGTGATCAGcgccaggcaggcagcaggcatgGCACCTGACGGAGACCTCCAGCTCATCGCTGGCCCCGCTGGACGCAAGGTCTGGTACAGGGACTTCCTCCAGCTGGTGGAGCGCCCGCCGCTGGGGGCTGCGGACAGAGTCTGCCAGCGGCTCTGGAGCCGGAG agaccccccccgccccccccgcgcccaAGCTGGACCCCCCAGCCGTGGGCAGAGTGAGGAGCTGCGCAAAGCCCGACACCGGCGCACCCATGAGGGGCCGCGGGCCGAGCGGGGCCCCCGCAGCGCATCCCCCTGGTGA
- the LOC130148655 gene encoding 2'-5'-oligoadenylate synthase 1-like, with the protein MDVAQVTSMNGLRTVTADRLDSWIMETLQPSTAFSKQVKMTVKQICDFLKEDCFEGNIHVHKTVKGGSAGKGTALRNNSDADVVLFLSCFSSYQEQKQERPYILDLIKSRLQACRQSLMFTVSISEPRYKGPGNTPRSLSLTLCSKETLESIEVDILPAYNALGQVSKDAPPDVEVYVGLLNASSGPGEFSPCFTELQKKFVKRYPAKLKNLLRLVKHWYKEMLKPQYPTADLPPKYALELLTIYAWEEGTGSHESFVMAEGFRTVLELLCRHREICIYWEIYYSLQHRQIGAHVKRLLRSPRPIILDPADPTGILGQGKDWDLLAQEAARHRSLPCVNTAQPWDVQPARPVTIEVRQLVGVSLSRTVSPGTTIWQLKEEIEQAWGIPRYRQRLAQQEPGRSTLILEDGDTLATHGIFYNTTLMLLQTEPQTMEVFVKDDKNRTTTYTVLPTDTVQQLKEQIHSHRGPPASQQRLTYGSRELEDRHTLAHYNIQPRSTIFMLLRLRGGTGPQNS; encoded by the exons ATGGATGTGGCGCAGGTGACATCCATGAATGGGCTGAGGACGGTGACTGCCGACAGGCTGGATAGCTGGATCATGGAgaccctgcagcccagcacggctTTCAGCAAGCAGGTGAAGATGACAGTGAAGCAGATCTGTGACTTCCTGAAGGAGGACTGCTTCGAGGGCAATATCCACGTTCACAAGACCGTCAAg GGCGGCTCAGCAGGCAAGGGCACAGCCCTGCGGAACAACTCCGATGCCGATGTGGtgctcttcctcagctgcttctccagctaCCAGGAGCAGAAACAGGAGAGACCCTATATCCTGGATTTGATCAAGAGTAGGCTGCaagcctgcaggcagagcctgaTGTTCACTGTGAGCATCAGCGAGCCCCGGTACAAGGGTCCCGGCAATACACCACGCTCCCTCAGCCTCACTCTCTGCTCCAAGGAGACCTTGGAGTCCATCGAGGTGGACATCTTGCCTGCCTACAATGCCTTGG GGCAGGTGAGCAAGGATGCCCCACCAGACGTGGAGGTATACGTGGGGCTCCTGAATGCCAGCAGTGGCCCTGGTGAGTTCTCCCCCTGCTTCACTGAGCTGCAGAAGAAGTTTGTGAAGCGTTACCCTGCCAAGCTGAAGAACCTCCTGCGCCTGGTCAAGCACTGGTACAAGGAG ATGCTGAAGCCACAGTACCCCACTGCAGACCTGCCCCCCAAGTATGCCCTGGAGCTGCTGACCATCTATGCCTGGGAGGAGGGCACAGGCTCCCACGAGTCCTTCGTTATGGCTGAGGGCTTCCGTacagtgctggagctgctgtgccGGCACCGGGAGATCTGCATCTACTGGGAGATCTATTACTCACTCCAGCACAGACAGATCGGTGCCCACGTCAAGAGACTGCTACGCAGTCCCCG CCCCATCATCCTGGACCCTGCTGACCCCACAGGGATCCTGGGCCAAGGCAAGGATTGGGACCTGCTGGCACAGGAAGCTGCCCGCCACCGCTCACTGCCCTGTGTCAATACCGCTCAGCCCTGGGACGTGCAG CCGGCCCGGCCTGTGACGATTGAGGTGAGGCAGCTGGTGGGTGTCAGCCTGAGCAGGACCGTCAGCCCGGGCACCACCATCTGGCAGCTGAAGGAGGAGATCGAGCAGGCATGGGGCATCCCCCGGTACAGGCAGCGCCTGGCGCAGCAGGAACCAGGCAGGAGCACCCTAATCCTAGAGGATGGTGATACCCTGGCCACCCATGGCATCTTCTACAACACCACGCTGATGCTTCTGCAAACTGAGCCCCAGACAATGGAAGTCTTTGTGAAGGATGACAAGAACCGGACCACCACCTACACAGTGTTGCCCACTGACACCGtccagcagctgaaggaacagaTCCACAGCCACAGGGGGCCTCCCGCCAGCCAGCAGCGCCTGACATATGGCTCCAGGGAGCTGGAGGACCGACACACGCTGGCGCACTACAATATCCAGCCCAGGAGCACCATCTTCATGCTCCTGCGGCTCCGGGGGGGCACAGGTCCCCAGAACTCCTAG